In Mercenaria mercenaria strain notata chromosome 13, MADL_Memer_1, whole genome shotgun sequence, a single window of DNA contains:
- the LOC128547788 gene encoding uncharacterized protein LOC128547788 has product MGHDVNDVIKIRCCAADECYPSQPKVASLNKKLKGRVVLPHMYEYINQSHMYNTNEQRYPSIVSMVNSKEDIKETILFSRKYNLHVTIRSSGHNYLDQTYNRTIVGGSSHTVTPGGYTLGGGHNPISRSLGYAVDNVLEVQAVLADGRIATCTESGCKLEELDGSTSTDNGDLFWAMRGGGGGTFGVVVYFVFKLHPMPSGMVIVNTWMPLKIDQYDIDVCGKLLSALGSLVTSMPREWRGYYILRNSKKIHQGITMTGSLQLAMNKFGPWDGTEENVFEEFINIGKQLQINVTFTNISSFWEYEKKRD; this is encoded by the exons ATGGGTCATGACGtgaatgacgtcatcaaaattagGTGCTGTGCAGCAGACGAATGTTATCCATCGCAACCAAAAGTTGCTTCTCTGAATAAAAAATTGAAAGGCAGAGTTGTTCTTCCGCATATGTACGAGTACATCAACCAGTCACATATGTACAACACAAATGAACAGAG GTATCCAAGTATAGTGAGTATGGTAAACTCAAAGGAGGACATAAAAGAAACAATCCTGTTTTCTCGAAAGTACAACTTGCACGTGACAATTAGAAGTTCAGGTCATAACTAT CTTGATCAAACCTACAATCGAACCATTGTAGGCGGAAGTAGCCATACAGTGACACCTGGTGGGTATACGCTGGGCGGAGGACACAATCCAATCTCAAGGTCACTTGGATACGCAGTTGACAATGTTCTTGAAGTCCAG GCTGTCTTAGCAGACGGTAGAATAGCAACGTGTACAGAGTCAGGTTGCAAACTTGAAGAACTTGATGGCTCAACGTCAACAGACAACGGGGATTTATTTTGGGCAATGCGTGGTGGTGGAGGCGGGACTTTCGGAGTGgtggtttattttgttttcaaattgcaCCCAATGCCTTCGGGGATGGTCATAGTGAATACATGGATGCCTCTAAAAATAGACCAATATGATATAGACGTCTGCGGAAAGCTTTTATCTGCTCTTGGTAGCCTAGTAACTTCAATGCCAAGGGAATGGAGAGGCTATTATATACTaagaaatagcaaaaaaatacATCAAGGTATCACAATGACTGGGAGTTTGCAGTTGGCAATGAACAAGTTTGGTCCTTGGGATGGTACAGAAGAGAATGTTTTTGAAGAGTTCATTAACATTGGTAAACAGCTTCAAATCAATGTGACATTCACTAATATAAGCAGTTTCTGGGAATATGAGAAAAAACGTGATTAA